Proteins encoded by one window of Cloeon dipterum chromosome 2, ieCloDipt1.1, whole genome shotgun sequence:
- the LOC135935510 gene encoding testis-expressed protein 264 homolog — translation MWDFFLSFFYNKDDPNNQEFIRDILEPEDYEPYLAAGCFAVLSLALLAYSGLFRKITVETNYNLRPKLTFAYIFDFGGYREATIKLDEYRLLYPRLPRITILYNSPLYPQSNRDLVRSPTFATGLVVSEGTYEVTENIYVKLKELGFNFSTIPDDCFSVSTQFVHHNYLSLVIASLLIFKPLVKFVREKNLCAHPLVQVDKNSTLYFYAPLGYQFDYYVREASDYYGISLVHKMNRIRILTDFGHRKEN, via the exons atgtgggattttttcctctccttCTTTTACAACAAAGACGATCCAAATAACCAAGAGTTCATCAGGGACATTCTTGAGCCTGAAGACTATGAGCCCTACCTCGCCGCCGGCTGCTTCGCGGTGTTGAGCTTGGCCCTCCTCGCTTACAGCGGCCTCTTCAGAAAAATCACGGTGGAGACTAATTACAACCTGAGGCCGAAACTGACGTTCGCCTACATTTTCGACTTTGGCGGCTACAGAGAGGCTACAATCAAACTGGACGAGTACCGGCTGCTCTATCCGCGGCTGCCAAGAATCACCATCCTCTACAACAGCCCCCTTTATCCTCAGTCTAATCGAGAT ctggTGAGATCTCCAACGTTCGCCACCGGGTTGGTGGTCAGTGAGGGCACGTACGAAGTTACCGAAAACATCTACGTTAAGCTGAAGGAGCTGGGTTTCAACTTCTCCACCATCCCTGATGACTGTTTCTCCGTGTCCACACAATTCGTTCATCACAACTATCTCTCCCTGGTGATTGCCTCACTGCTGATCTTCAAACCCCTCGTCAAATTTGTGCGG GAGAAGAACTTGTGTGCGCATCCGCTTGTACAGGTGGATAAAAACTCCACTCTGTACTTCTACGCTCCTCTGGGATACCAGTTTGATTACTACGTGAGGGAGGCGTCCGATTACTACGGCATCTCCCTTGTTCATAAG ATGAACCGCATTCGAATCTTGACAGACTTTGGACATCGCAAAGAAAACTGA